A window from Festucalex cinctus isolate MCC-2025b chromosome 4, RoL_Fcin_1.0, whole genome shotgun sequence encodes these proteins:
- the LOC144017507 gene encoding C-myc promoter-binding protein-like isoform X3, translating to MMEDKGPRVADYFVVAGLTDSSKPLDQEIHFDDACHKTAKPKSPITDVAVVIRSMGDEVPAGFTCIETTPSGHSADLNNGGLMAPQIFVCYRRGCDKPPLIDLGVLYEWKERLKPGCHLLQTTPSGRPANISGNSSQRIYVTYRRAPESQPHAALAVTDICIIIPSKGETPPHTFCKVEKNLNSSMWGSSVYLCYKKSVTKTNSIAYKAGLFSRYPEDDYESFPLPESVPLFCLPMGATIECWPINTKYSLPVFSTFVLTGASGEKVYGAAIQFYEPYPQECLTDQQSAQLGLFNTDTAKASPCNSPTDVTNNTTSRTCAVYTNKCICLLSHWPFFDAFRKFLTFLYRYSISGPHALPIEKHISHFMHKVPFPSSQRPRILVQLSPHDSLMLSQPVSSPLPLSGGHFSTLLQNLGPENAVTLLVFAVTEQKILVHSLRPAVLTSVTEALVSMIFPFHWSCPYIPLCPLALADVLSAPCPFIVGVDSRYFELYDPPPDVSCVDLDTNTIFHNEDKRTLTWKSLPKKACKNLMNVLNNLYQQLVDGQYQSDNLLDMSINELSELSCGKSLHTVELEIQETFLRFMAAILKGYRSFLRPITQAPSDKATDASSLFDLQGFLKSRDRSHQKFYSLMTKTQMFIRFIEECSFVSDKDASLAFFDDCVEKLYSSDRSAEKGVKVDGDRPEETRLIETDESHRSEHTVFITPPELPPLPEGEEHPLCYRYDGFPVLSLDLFDPVEGLQTPASRLNARHSCPTSPAPMFRRSKQEIKSAQKIAKKYSSIPQLWSMCLLRHCYGLWFICLPAYVKVCHSKVRALRTAYDVLRKMQSKKLQLPDEVCYRVLMQLCGQYGQPVLAVRVLFEMKKAGVHPNAITYGYYNKAVLESTWPTSTRGGYFLWMKLRNVILGVAQFKQSLRKHAPLTQSPLSDGSDMDAVSHGSLDSAADTNLNEPTPYIVDTIKVDPTDDRSSTGDQSDLGYNSLSKEEVRRGDSCVQDSVPDKDDRKESDCSSLSETESTKGSKDCLPQLDMEINSSRGIFRRRCQYDNSKCKAKTSTSTGHVAGLLFTSSLEEIGEIQSNSLLRRHKSTLEDVVGSGSAFEWQSVRGHYLSGDKVDSCGRGTTVLGLGMRQGETDPVKIAGHLGADAKILSNTKLSKSKRPRSLALTGLEETAVTRTCEVEEENDVASDEDTTNIEAIFDLEDLDLDKVGMSSHETCQCHKNHIECSPNCGMSNVTLSGNVNRTGIETGNDPLSLLAAESQSEQQKGHLCPEDASTPTANRHLAREIELYMRHMGSPLSSRTPSVDLQDPASPLIFHPFSQSATRRASLPHCAPFRTPTVPRSRTFHPPSPTQPISQQRLWSSPPCRSASTTPSPCPSPRPSTYQEKTSRMKVATPSPSSSSFALDTLLTPTLDVFKSSMFSAGKGVAEKASRWYSRLATYTTPTKDTQSHRLSVSSLDVVDPDCFSVQDEEHKRESKSSMVSPQKNGPLGPKGSRRSPSPFHSRLNSPTAASSRRRPTSQLSDDLSPPGFPLSDKSDVCSSRYTSNTSIFNNYAMELLISSCSRCKTCDCLVYDEEIMAGWTADDSNLNTICPFCGNPFLPFLNVEIRDTRGPGRMFLKGSASVEEAMSSSYSASTGFDTGTSTLPTPCPDTAISPPSPVIAIQDCSVRSRIRSTRSHGIDIRSEWRQGAFCSGTAMARSVSAFGPVVETSQCNPFLPISGSLPSRLNETTDPLSMEWSLHNPEPVTVPYLSPLVLWKELESLLENEGDPVITEADMVDHHPIIFWNLVWYFRRLDLPSNLPGLILTSEHCNRESQVPRQWMIEDSKHVLIQILWDNLKLQQDPVQPFYILWNTYRLNCTLLLENVGYSVSRTVPKEEKAFTEELLHSVVRSIQRNDVGRPMAHLLELHDQTLGLKRQRSLYRDLLFLSLVALGKDNIDIDAFDREYKLAYDRLSPSLVKLTRNCDRPPSTGVMECRRMFGEPYL from the exons GACTACACCCTCTGGTCGCCCAGCCAACATTAGTGGAAACTCCTCCCAGCGCATCTATGTCACCTACCGGAGGGCACCTGAGAGCCAACCACATGCTGCTCTGGCTGTCACCGACATCTGTATCATTATCCCAAGCAAAGGGGAGACTCCTCCCCACACCTTCTGTAAGGTGGAGAAGAATCTTAACAGCAGTATG TGGGGTTCCTCTGTCTACCTCTGTTATAAGAAGTCTGTGACCAAAACCAACTCAATAGCATACAAAGCAG GATTATTCAGCAGATATCCAGAGGATGACTATGAGTCATTCCCACTGCCAGAATCTGTTCCTCTCTTCTGCCTTCCCATGGGGGCCACAATTGAGTGTTGGCCCATCAACACCAAATACTCACTGCCTGTTTTCTCTACATTTGTCCTAACTGGAGCCTCTGGAGAGAAG GTATACGGTGCTGCCATACAGTTCTATGAGCCCTACCCACAGGAATGTCTCACTGATCAGCAGAGCGCACAGCTTGGTCTATTTAACACAGATACAGCCAAAGCCTCCCCCTGCAACAGCCCAACTGATGTCACCAACAATACCACTTCCCGCACCTGCGCTGTCTACACCAACAAATGTATTTGCCTGCTTTCTCACTGGCCCTTCTTCGATGCTTTTCGCAAGTTCCTCACCTTTCTGTATCGCTATTCCATCTCTGGCCCTCATGCTCTGCCGATTGAGAA gcaCATTTCTCATTTCATGCACAAAGTTCCCTTCCCTTCTTCTCAGAGGCCTCGCATACTGGTGCAG CTTTCTCCTCATGACAGTCTGATGTTGAGCCAGCCAGTATCTTCGCCGTTGCCACTCAG tggcggccatttttccacaTTGCTGCAGAACCTGGGTCCAGAGAATGCTGTCACCCTGCTGGTGTTTGCTGTCACTGAGCAAAAGATTCTGGTTCACTCATTACGACCTGCAGTACTGACTAGTGTAACTGAAGCTTTAGTGTCT ATGATCTTTCCCTTCCACTGGTCATGCCCATATATTCCTCTTTGCCCGCTGGCACTGGCTGATGTGTTGAGTGCCCCATGCCCttttattgtaggagtggactCTAGGTATTTTGAACTTTATGACCCGCCACCAGATGTGAGCTGTGTGGACCTGGACACAAACACTATATTCCA TAATGAAGACAAGCGAACCCTCACATGGAAGAGCTTGCCCAAGAAAGCCTGTAAAAACCTAATGAATGTGCTGAACAATCTCTACCAGCAACTAGTTGATG GTCAGTACCAGTCTGATAACCTGCTCGACATGAGCATCAATGAGTTATCAGAATTAAGCTGTGGGAAAAGTCTCCATACTGTGGAGCTAGAGATCCAGGAAACCTTTCTGCGCTTCatggcagccattttaaagggataccgtTCCTTCCTGCGACCCATTACCCAGGCACCATCTGACAAAGCCACCGATGCCAGCTCACTTTTTGACTTGCAAG GGTTCTTGAAAAGCCGTGACCGCTCCCACCAGAAGTTCTATTCACTGATGACCAAAACCCAGATGTTCATCCGTTTTATTGAGGAGTGCTCGTTTGTTAGTGACAAAGATGCCAGTCTGGCCTTCTTCGATGACTGTGTGGAAAAA CTGTACAGCTCTGATCGGAGTGCTGAAAAGGGAGTCAAG GTAGACGGTGACAGGCCAGAGGAGACCAGACTGATAGAGACTGATGAATCCCACCGAAGTGAACACACGGTCTTCATCACACCTCCAGAGTTGCCTCCTCTACCTGAGGGCGAAGAACATCCACTATGCTAcag ATATGATGGCTTCCCAGTGTTAAGTCTTGACCTGTTTGACCCAGTGGAGGGGCTTCAGACCCCAGCTTCCCGCCTCAATGCCAGGCACAGCTGTCCAACCAGCCCCGCGCCCATGTTTAGGCGCAGTAAGCAG GAGATTAAATCAGCCCAGAAAATAGCCAAAAAATACTCGTCCATCCCCCAGCTGTGGTCCATGTGCCTCCTCCGCCATTGCTACGGTCTCTGGTTTATTTGCCTGCCTGCATATGTGAAGGTTTGCCATTCTAAGGTGCGAGCACTTCGAACTGCTTATGACGTCCTCCGTAAGATGCAGTCTAAGAAGCTGCAGCTGCCTGATGAG GTGTGTTACAGAGTACTGATGCAGCTTTGTGGACAATATGGTCAGCCGGTCCTTGCTGTCAGGGTCCTCTTTGAGATGAAGAAAGCTGGAGTCCACCCCAATGCGATCACATATGGCTACTATAACAAG GCAGTGTTGGAGAGCACATGGCCAACCAGCACCCGAGGAGGGTACTTCCTGTGGATGAAGCTGAGAAACGTTATACTGGGTGTGGCCCAGTTTAAACAGTCACTACGGAAACATGCTCCTCTTACTCAGAGCCCGTTGTCAG ACGGCAGCGACATGGATGCTGTTAGTCATGGCAGCCTGGATAGTGCTGCTGACACTAACCTGAACGAGCCCACCCCCTACATCGTTGACACCATCAAAGTAGATCCCACTGATGATAGATCCAGCACAG GAGATCAGTCAGATTTGGGTTATAATTCGCTGTCCAAGGAGGAGGTTCGCAGAGGAGACAGCTGTGTGCAGGACTCTGTTCCTGACAAGGATGATAGGAAAGAGAGTGACTGCAGTTCCT TGTCGGAAACAGAGAGCACCAAGGGAAGTAAAGACTGCCTTCCTCAGCTGGACATGGAGATCAATTCTTCCCGTGGCATTTTTCGAAGAAGGTGTCAATATGACAACTCCAAATGCAAAGCGAAGACCTCCACAAGCACAG GCCATGTTGCAGGACTTCTCTTCACTTCTTCTCTGGAAGAGATCGGTGAGATCCAATCAAACAGCTTGCTCAGGAGACACAAGAGTACTCTGGAAGACGTTGTCGGCAGTGGCTCGGCTTTTGAATGGCAGAGTGTGAGGGGGCATTATCTGAGTGGTGACAAAGTAGACAGCTGTGGTCGCGGCACCACCGTCCTTGGTCTGGGTATGAGGCAGGGTGAAACCGACCCAGTTAAAATAGCAGGACATCTTGGCGCTGATGCAAAAATTCTCTCGAATACTAAACTCAGCAAGAGCAAGAGGCCTCGGTCGTTGGCATTGACTGGTTTAGAGGAGACTGCTGTGACAAGAACTTGTGAAGTTGAAGAAGAGAACGACGTCGCCAGTGATGAGGACACAACTAATATAGAGGCTATTTTTGATTTAGAGGATTTGGATTTGGATAAAGTTGGAATGAGTTCTCATGAAACATGTCAATGTCATAAGAATCATATTGAATGCAGCCCAAATTGTGGCATGAGCAATGTGACATTAAGTGGCAATGTGAACCGGACAGGCATTGAGACTGGCAATGATCCTCTGTCCCTGCTAGCTGCAGAGTCACAGTCAGAGCAGCAAAAGGGGCATCTATGCCCAGAGGACGCCAGCACACCCACCGCCAACAGGCATTTGGCCAGGGAGATTGAGCTGTACATGAGGCACATGGGGAGCCCACTAAGCAGTCGTACACCAAGTGTGGACCTGCAGGACCCGGCAAGCCCCCTCATCTTCCACCCTTTTTCACAATCTGCTACTCGAAGAGCTAGCTTACCCCATTGCGCCCCCTTTAGGACTCCAACTGTGCCACGGTCTCGCACCTTCCACCCTCCCTCACCCACCCAGCCCATATCCCAGCAACGTTTGTGGTCATCACCACCCTGTCGCAGCGCTAGCACCACCCCGAGCCCTTGTCCTAGCCCACGCCCGAGTACCTATCAGGAGAAGACAAGCAGAATGAAAGTTGCAACTCCTTCAccatcttcctcctcttttGCTCTTGACACACTGCTGACACCAACATTGGATGTTTTCAAAAGCAGTATGTTCTCTGCCGGGAAAGGTGTGGCAGAGAAGGCTAGCCGCTGGTACTCGCGCCTGGCTACATACACCACACCAACCAAG GACACTCAAAGTCACCGTCTCAGTGTGTCCTCGCTCGACGTTGTGGACCCAGATTGTTTCTCTGTTCAAGATGAGGAGCACAAAAGGGAGTCAAAGAGCTCTATGGTTTCCCCACAAAAGAATGGACCTCTTGGCCCAAAGGGATCTCGAAGGAGTCCAAGCCCTTTCCACAGCAGACTGAACAGTCCCACTGCAGCATCAAGCCGTAGAAGACCAACATCACAGCTTTCTG ATGACCTTTCACCTCCTGGCTTCCCTTTGTCAGACAAATCAGATGTGTGCTCCTCGCGCTACACTAGCAACACCAGCATCTTCAATAACTATGCAATGGAG CTGTTGATATCAAGCTGTTCACGCTGTAAGACATGCGACTGTCTGGTCTACGACGAGGAAATCATGGCTGGTTGGACAGCTGATGACTCTAATCTAAACACCATCTGCCCCTTCTGTGGAAACCCCTTCCTCCCTTTTCTTAACGTTGAGATTAGGGATACGAGAGGACCTGGCAG GATGTTCCTAAAGGGAAGCGCATCAGTGGAGGAGGCGATGAGCTCTTCGTATTCTGCCTCCACAGGCTTTGACACGGGGACATCCACCTTGCCCACCCCTTGTCCCGACACAGCTATTTCCCCTCCCTCCCCTGTGATTGCTATCCAAGACTGTTCAGTGAGATCAAg AATTCGATCCACCAGATCTCACGGAATAGACATCCGCTCAGAGTGGCGCCAGGGGGCTTTTTGTTCTGGAACAGCCATGGCCCGTAGTGTCAGTGCCTTCGGTCCAGTGGTGGAAACATCCCAATGCAACCCTTTTTTGCCAATCTCTGGCAGTTTACCCAGCCGTCTGAATGAAACCACT GACCCACTGAGTATGGAATGGAGTCTTCACAACCCTGAGCCAGTGACGGTCccttacctgagccctttggTGTTGTGGAAGGAGCTGGAGAGCCTCCTGGAAAATGAGGGtgacccagtaattacagaggCTGATATGGTGGACCATCATCCTATCATCTTCTGGAACCTTGTGTGGTACTTTAGGCGGCTGGACCTGCCCAGCAATCTGCCCGGACTCATTCTCACCTCCGAGCACTGCAATAGGGAATCCCAG GTTCCTCGTCAGTGGATGATAGAGGACAGTAAGCATGTGTTGATCCAAATACTGTGGGACAACTTGAAGCTGCAGCAGGATCCCGTACAGCCGTTTTACATTCTCTGGAACACGTACA GGCTTAATTGTACTCTGTTGTTAGAAA ACGTGGGCTATTCGGTGTCCCGAACGGTCCCAAAAGAGGAGAAGGCGTTCACGGAAGAGCTGCTGCACAGTGTGGTGAGGAGCATCCAGAGGAATGACGTCGGCCGACCCATGGCTCATCTGCTGGAGCTACATGACCAGACGCTCGGACTCAAGAGGCAAAG GAGTTTGTACAGAGACCTCCTCTTCCTGTCCCTGGTGGCGCTGGGAAAAGACAACATTGATATTG ACGCCTTTGACCGCGAGTACAAGCTGGCGTACGACCGCCTGTCACCGAGCCTGGTGAAGCTGACGCGCAATTGCGACCGACCCCCCAGCACGGGCGTCATGGAGTGTCGCCGGATGTTCGGGGAGCCTTACCTCTAA